GTTCTTCATGCAGAGCACAGCTTCAATGCCTCCACCTTTGCCGCGAGAGTGGTGGCATCAACCAGAGCCCATATGTATGCATGCGCGGGCGCTGCGCTGGGTGCACTCTCTGGCGAACTCCACGGCGGCGCCAATACCGAGGTAATGAAAATGCTTTTTGAGATTGATACTATTGAGAGGGTGGAGAAATGGGTAAATGCAAAATTAGACGCCAAAGAGCGGATTATGGGTATGGGTCATGCGGTCTATAAAACCATGGACCCCCGTGCCAGGATACTCCTGGGTATTTCAGAAAAACTGGCAGAGAGAACAGGAAATATAAAATGGTTTGAGCTCTCCCGCAAAATTGACAGCGCAGCCAGGGTAGAGTTTAAAAAGCGCAAAGGTAAGGACATATACCCCAATGTGGATTTCTACAGCCCTTCAGTCTACTGCGTGATGGGAATTGATCCTGACCTCTTTACTGCGGTTTTTGCAGTTTCAAGAATCGGAGGCTGGTGCGCTCATATTATAGAGGAAAAATTTGCCGAAGCGCAGCCAAAAGCCGTTATCTATAGACCGGAAGCTGATTATGTCGGGAAATACTGCGGGAGCGAAGGATGCAGATATGTGCCCATAGAGAGAAGGGAGCAATAGAAGAAAATCGGAGGAAAATCGATGAAATTAAAAGACGTTGAAATTGTAGTTATGAGTGATGAAGAATACGGGGAGCACCTCGACCAGCTATTTGAAAGGGTCAGGCGCGGCGAGATACATGAGCCAGAGCCACATAAGATAGTGGCACGCACAGCGGAGGATATTGGAAAGATACTGACCCGCGAGCGCCTGCGCTTACTTTCGAAAATCAGGGAAAAAACTCCGGAATCCATAAGCGAACTGGCAAGGATGCTGAAGCGCAAGGAATCGAATGTATATAATGACCTTACTTTCCTTGAAGGCATAGGTCTCCTTGAGCTTAAAGAAGGGAAAAATCACGTCAAGAAAGTGCCTGTTGTTGATTATGATGCGCTGCATATAACGGTTCCACTGACTGCGTAAGTCTCTTTAATAGAAAGCCGTCTTTATTAGTATCATTGAGCCGGTCTTTTAAAACGTGGTTAGTATTGCAACCCGTAGAGGGCAGTCATGAACCTCGTTTTGAAAAACGAGGCATCCCGGGCCCGGATGCTCAGGGGTTTCCTGTTCTATCGGTTTTCTGAAATTCTGTTTTTCTTTTCAGGCGCATGTTAGGAATTTAAAAACAGGAAAGAGTTCAACCAAAAATTTAATAACAAGAATTACCCTTCAATAA
This genomic interval from Candidatus Methanoperedens sp. contains the following:
- a CDS encoding citrate synthase (catalyzes the formation of citrate from acetyl-CoA and oxaloacetate): MQETKDIGLRGIPVADTKICAVDGENGKLIYRGYDIQELAQYSTFEETVYLLLYEALPTRKELEIFKETLVSERQLPAGIIRHLKKRKKTANTMDVLQSVIPMLVDFDDDARAGTKVSSINASIRLIAKMATLVAYWDRIRKNLDIKKPDGKLGHAANFLYMLNGDVPDAQTAKDFDTCLVLHAEHSFNASTFAARVVASTRAHMYACAGAALGALSGELHGGANTEVMKMLFEIDTIERVEKWVNAKLDAKERIMGMGHAVYKTMDPRARILLGISEKLAERTGNIKWFELSRKIDSAARVEFKKRKGKDIYPNVDFYSPSVYCVMGIDPDLFTAVFAVSRIGGWCAHIIEEKFAEAQPKAVIYRPEADYVGKYCGSEGCRYVPIERREQ